The window AACCGGTGCATATAATTCGATGCTTGATGGGGAAACTATATATATCATACTTGTCAGAACTATATACATTTTGAATTCCATCCATTTTGGTTTCTATATAATGCAATGGGAATTTGATATGTGTTTCGGATACTTTGCAAAAATATTCCAAAAATTGTTGTAATCCTGGAGGCCCAATAATGTCGAGCGGTTCCGTGCGTCCATTCAAACTTAGAGTAGATAATAATCCGGGCAGTCCCAAAAAATGATCGCCATGCAAATGGCTAATCAATATTTTAGAAATACGGCCAAATTTAATATGATATTTAAAAATTTGATTTTGGGTTCCCTCACCACAATCAATCAATATATACTTATCGTTTATGTTAACCACCTGCGACGATGGATGCCTGTCAGGCGTGGGGCTTGCCGAGCTACAGCCCAATATTGTTACCTCGAAAGTATTAATCACATTTTAATAATTTTGCCAGCAAATGCTCCATTTGTTTTGATGATATACAAACCCGAATTCCATATTTTGGTATCGATATTTACTTGGTTAATTCCTGGGTTCAATTGCAAATTCATATCATATACTGCTCTACCATGCACATCGAAAATCTGCACACGACTTTTTTCAGATTTTTCATTTTGAATTTCCAAATTCACGTGTTGGTCGAACGGGTTTGGCGATACATTCATATAATTTGTGTGCTCACGAACTAAAATGCCGTTTGCTCCGTCCACATAGAAATTCCAAGTATTTGCAAAATCCTGGTGCCTGTAAGGGAAAGGTGCGGGCATAGGAAAATGTGCCGTTACGGTGATAATCATTTTATATTTCCCCGCAGTTCCAGTTGGTGGTGTGCCTGATAAAGTGAGGCAACCATTTTCGCCGCCCAAATAGGTGCAACCAGGTTTTCCACATTGCCAAGTAATGCTTTTGGGCAGGCTATCAATAGCTTTAATGGTTAGAGAATCGAAAGTTACCTTTTGCGAAAAAACGGTGGTGTCGGTGGGAAATTTGAATTGTATTACTTGGGAATAGCTTACTTGCTCCATGGCATGAGGAATCGTGTCAGGCTTAAATCCTGGACTTTTCAGGGAAGTGTCTACACTACATTGTGCCTGAGCATAATTTGTAAACAAAACGGCAATAAAAAATAAAATTGCAAATAGTTTTTTCATCAGAAATAATGATTAGTTTTGGGTGAGTGCTACTTTTGCAGCAAATATTTTTAACTCGGCAAATATAGAAACAATTACTTCATGAACAAAACAGCATTAATTACAGGAGCATCATCGGGAATTGGAATGGCTACCGCGAAACTTTTGTCAACCGCAGGTTACCGACTTATTCTCGCTGCCCGCAGAGAAGAAATATTGCAAAAGCTTGCAAGCGAATTGCCTTCAGAAACCCTCGTCATGAAGCTAGATGTGAGGGACAAAGCTGCCGTTTTTGCAGCGATAGAAAAGTTGCCTGTTGAATGGAAAGAAATAGATATATTAATTAATAATGCGGGCCTTGCAAGTGGAATGAGTACCATTGATAAAGGCGATATCGAGGATTGGGAAAATATGATAGATACCAATATTAAAGGACTATTATATATTACCCGAGCAATACTTCCTACAATGGTAGAAAGAGGAAATGGGCATATCGTAAATATTGGTTCAATAGCGGCCAAAGAGGCTTATGCCAATGGAAATATATATTGCTCAACCAAAGCTGCGGTAGACATGTTGAACCGCAATATGCGAATTGATTTATTGAACTACCCCATTAAAGTAACAGCCATACACCCAGGTGCTGTGGAAACGGAATTTTCCATCGTCCGTTTCCATGGAGATGAAGAGCGTGCCAAAAAAGTATATCAAGGTTTTGAAAGTTTAGTTGGCTTCGATGTGGCTGAAGCTATATTATTTGCCATCAACAGACCCGCTCATGTAAATATTAACGAACTCACGATAATGCCCACTGCACAAGCAGTTGCAGGTGTGATTCACAGAAGATGAAAGGATAATGGTTAATGATGAATGCAATAATGTGTTTATACTTTCGTCTAATATCTTTCGCCTGTTAACCAAACAAGTCTTTCTACTATCTACTCCCCACTGCCCGCCGCAGCGGGCTGTCTACTGTCTACTGACTACTTTTATCTTACTTCTTCGACAGAGTATATCTATCTATAGCCGTATTGGTTGTAGGGGTCCCGCCACTGCTGCTCGAATTCGTTATGGTGTAAACCGATTCCCATACTTGTTTCTTTTTCTCGTTGGTAGTAACCTTATAATGCTCCTCTCCTCCATTCATATATAGTGTAACCGACTGCGAGTTATTAGTCCAATAGAATGAAGATACATTCGTATTGGTGAAATTTCCTGCAGCAGTAGGAGTTGTAGCAACGCCCGATCCATCACTTTTAAATTCAAATGTCCCAGCATTGGCATCTGTTTTGGTTTGTGTGCCGGTGCTCGAATATTCATGGGCATCAATATTCCATGTGCCTTCAAGCCTGTTGGCCAATTTGGTGGTTTTGGTGCACGACATAATAAATAGTGCCGACAATAAAAATGTAGTAGTAAATAGTGTTTTCATGTATCAAATAGGTTAATTTTTCTCGGCAAATATAGTTTTGAAATGGACTTGGTAAAAAAATCAAAGAAAAAATAAACTTCAATTTATGTTTTTTACCTATTTAATTTGCACCCGAATAAAAAAGAAATTCGGTGAAAATAGGAATACTCAAAGAAACAAAGCCCGGAGAAAAGCGGGTGGCCTTATCGCCTACTGTGGCAGGGCAGTTAATCAAAAATGGATTTGAAGTTTTAGTTGAAAGTGGTGCAGGCACAGCCTCGTCATTCGAAGACCCTGTTTATGAAACTGCAGGTGTAAAAGTGGTGAGCGACAAAAGCCAACTGATTAGTGAGGCTGATGTGGTAGCTAAAGTGAACCCTTTCGCTGATGACGAAATTGCTCAGCTAAAAAATGGACAAATCATTTTTAGTTTGATGTATCATTTATCAAATCCGGAATTGATTCAAAAGCTTAATGGCAAAGGCGTTTCTGCCTTTTCGATGGATGCAATACCACGTATTTCAAAAGCACAAAGCATGGATGTATTAAGCAGTCAAAGTAATTTGGCAGGTTATAAAGCAGTGCTATTGGGTGCAAATCAGATGACCAAAATTTTTCCTTTGATGATGACTGCGGCGGGGACTATTATCCCTTCTAAAGTTTTGATTTTTGGTATTGGTGTAGCAGGATTGCAAGCCATAGCAACGGCCAAACGCCTTGGTGCACAAGTAGAAGCTACCGATGTGAGACCAGAGACCAAAGAGCAAGCAGAAAGTTTGGGAGCAAAATTTATTGAAGTAAAATCGGATGGCGTGAAAGCTGAAGGTGGATATGCCAGAGAAGTTTCGGAAGAGTATCAGCAAAAACAGAAAGAAGCCGTGAACAAATCTTTATCACAAGCCGATTTGGTAATTACCACAGCTCTTATTCCAGGCCGTAAAGCACCAGTGCTTATTACTGAAGAGCAAGTGAAGTTAATGAAATACGGGGCAGTAATTGTAGACATGGCTGCCGAGCAAGGAGGCAATTGCGAAATCGCAAAAGCCGATGAAATCGTATTTAAACATGGAGTATATGTAATAGGAACTACAAATTTGCCCAGCACACTTGCCACAAATGCGAGTGAATTATATGCAAAAAATTTAAGTACTTTTTTACAATATTTGGCTACCAAAGATGGTTTCAAATGGGAAATGGAAGAAGAGATTACCAAAGGAACTTTGATTTGTCACGGAGGAAATATATTAAAGAGTTAAGTTGATATTATATAATATATTAAAAAGTTAAAATAAAAATTATGGAAAGTATTATAAATTTTATAGGTAGCAACATTCAAATGTTTTACATCGTTATTCTCATGATTTTTGTGGGGATAGAAGTGATTGGTAAGGTGCCAGCGGTACTTCATACACCTTTGATGTCAGGAGCAAATGCGATACATGGCGTAGTTATTATAGGAGCTATATATGTGATGTTACATACTGATCCCGATAAGATACTTCCATTGGTATTAGGATTTTTGGCAGTAGTGTTGGGAACATTAAATGTAGTGGGAGGATTTGTAGTTACAGATAGAATGTTGGAAATGTTTAAAAAGAAAAAATAAATACTAAAAAAAAATGGATTTAATTACTCAAGGAACAGGTATGAACATGCAATATGTTTTAGATATTATATATTTATTCGCCTCAGTAACATTTGTTATTGGTCTAAAAATGTTATCTCACCCAGCCACAGCTCGTCGTGGTAATCTTATTGCGTGTGCTGGTATGTCAGCAGCAATAATAGGAACTATATTAATTCACGATAACAAAGTTCAACCTATTATATATACTTTAATCCTTTCAGCAATTGGCCTTGGAACTATTGCTGGTTGGCTGACGGCCAAAAAAGTGCAAATGACCAAAATGCCCGAACTTGTTTCGATATTCAATGGAATGGGTGGAGCTTGTGCCGCGTTAATTTCCTTGATTGAATTTCAACATATGAGCCATGAAGTTGCTCTTAGCCTGCCAGAAGATGGTGGAAATATGATGATGCAATTGATCGAAACGTTTAAAAATTTAGCTCAGCAAGGCGGCATGGGGCACACCGCAAAACTCGCTATGATAATGGCGGGCCTTGTGATAGGTTCAGTTTCATTTGCAGGTTCTATTATAGCTTGGGCCAAACTGAATGGTACTTTAAACAAGCCTATCCGCTTACCACAATATAATATTATCAATAATGCCTTAAT is drawn from Bacteroidota bacterium and contains these coding sequences:
- a CDS encoding T9SS type A sorting domain-containing protein; translated protein: MKKLFAILFFIAVLFTNYAQAQCSVDTSLKSPGFKPDTIPHAMEQVSYSQVIQFKFPTDTTVFSQKVTFDSLTIKAIDSLPKSITWQCGKPGCTYLGGENGCLTLSGTPPTGTAGKYKMIITVTAHFPMPAPFPYRHQDFANTWNFYVDGANGILVREHTNYMNVSPNPFDQHVNLEIQNEKSEKSRVQIFDVHGRAVYDMNLQLNPGINQVNIDTKIWNSGLYIIKTNGAFAGKIIKM
- a CDS encoding lipocalin family protein, producing MKTLFTTTFLLSALFIMSCTKTTKLANRLEGTWNIDAHEYSSTGTQTKTDANAGTFEFKSDGSGVATTPTAAGNFTNTNVSSFYWTNNSQSVTLYMNGGEEHYKVTTNEKKKQVWESVYTITNSSSSGGTPTTNTAIDRYTLSKK
- a CDS encoding NAD(P) transhydrogenase subunit alpha; the protein is MESIINFIGSNIQMFYIVILMIFVGIEVIGKVPAVLHTPLMSGANAIHGVVIIGAIYVMLHTDPDKILPLVLGFLAVVLGTLNVVGGFVVTDRMLEMFKKKK
- a CDS encoding Re/Si-specific NAD(P)(+) transhydrogenase subunit alpha gives rise to the protein MKIGILKETKPGEKRVALSPTVAGQLIKNGFEVLVESGAGTASSFEDPVYETAGVKVVSDKSQLISEADVVAKVNPFADDEIAQLKNGQIIFSLMYHLSNPELIQKLNGKGVSAFSMDAIPRISKAQSMDVLSSQSNLAGYKAVLLGANQMTKIFPLMMTAAGTIIPSKVLIFGIGVAGLQAIATAKRLGAQVEATDVRPETKEQAESLGAKFIEVKSDGVKAEGGYAREVSEEYQQKQKEAVNKSLSQADLVITTALIPGRKAPVLITEEQVKLMKYGAVIVDMAAEQGGNCEIAKADEIVFKHGVYVIGTTNLPSTLATNASELYAKNLSTFLQYLATKDGFKWEMEEEITKGTLICHGGNILKS
- a CDS encoding SDR family NAD(P)-dependent oxidoreductase produces the protein MNKTALITGASSGIGMATAKLLSTAGYRLILAARREEILQKLASELPSETLVMKLDVRDKAAVFAAIEKLPVEWKEIDILINNAGLASGMSTIDKGDIEDWENMIDTNIKGLLYITRAILPTMVERGNGHIVNIGSIAAKEAYANGNIYCSTKAAVDMLNRNMRIDLLNYPIKVTAIHPGAVETEFSIVRFHGDEERAKKVYQGFESLVGFDVAEAILFAINRPAHVNINELTIMPTAQAVAGVIHRR